The Muntiacus reevesi chromosome 5, mMunRee1.1, whole genome shotgun sequence genome segment TCCAGTCAGACCAGGTCTCCATCTGCCCTGTTATTCGCCCCAGCTCCAAAGCCCCCAGATTCACTCCAGcgagggtggggcggggcgcgGTGTTAGATAAAGCCTGGGAGGGAGAGGGCCCATCCATCTACTCACCGCTGCAGCGAGGGTGGGCCAGCTTAGGGCCCCACGCAGTTTGGCATCTGGACCAGGGATAGATTCCAGGCCCCACACGGTGAAGCTGCTGAAACTGGCTGTGGCTCCCATAAAGCGGTCCTGGGGACGGAGGGGGTCCCGGCTCAGCGTCGAGGTTGCGGTTCCCACCCGCGCTCCCTTCCAACCCTATCCCCCAGTGCTCACGAAGTCCCGCTCCAGCGCCTCTGGGGGTTCCACCAGTTCCTGCTCTTCTCGCTCGTGGTCATTCTGCTTCCCCACCAACacctctgccttctcttctgtCATCACATATCCCACGAAGCCGGGGGGCACCACCACCTCCTCGCCACGTAGACTACGCCCCCGAAACGACGCTTCCAgtcctggaggaggcaggcatAGGGAGAGCCTCCGTGAGGGTCTGATCCAGGCCTAAGGAAGCAAGCCTGGTGGCGGTCCTCCCGCCGCCTCCGATGGACCACGATCCCCAGGAGGCCTTGCGCCGCTCCTCGCGGAGGAGAGCGCGATGCCGGCGCGGGGGCTGCCGGGAGCCGTAGTCCGGCCGCGAGCGCTCACCGTCGGGACCCAGGCGGATGGCTGGGGTGAAGAAGCGCCCCACCGGGGTGGGCCGGTTAACCGGGACCTCGCAGGGCAGAAGGTGCAGCGAAACGGGGGCGGGGTCGCGCAGTGTATCAGGGCGCAGGTGAACGCGGCGTTTGTCGATGCTTTCCTCGTAGCTGTTCTCCATAGTCCGTCGCGACTCCGCAGCTCGCAGGCTAAGGCCAAAGCTGGCGCGTAAAGCGCGCGGAGCCTGTCGGGGGCGGTCAGCGCAGAGCCTCGTGGGAAGCGTAGTTCTCTTAGGCTCCTCTGCAATCCTGTCTCCCGGCGTTCCAGTCCCagggtttttttcttaaaacGGTCTCTAAGAGTACACTTTTTACATTGATTAGTACAATGTGTTGTGTAAGGAAGGGACTCCTTCACATGTGAGGGTATTTTATCTGAGTTTGTCTTCCAAACCTGTATATTGGTCCTTTTTATTACAGagaagacttttatttatttataagtcaAATATTCAAGCCTAGTTTTTACAGTACTCTTTCTTTGTTAATTTCTTAAAGTTAGTCGcacagtcgtgttcgactctttgcgatcccaaggactgtggcccgccaggctcctctctccatggaatgctccaggcaagagtactggagtgggttgccatttccttctccaggggatcttcccgacccagggatcgaaccccggtctcctgcattgcaggcagaccctttaccaactgagctactaactcTTCTCTAATGTTAATGTGTCCAGATACATAACTTAGATAGATTTTGACAAGTACTCTCATAAAACGAACTCATACAAAACTGATAATTAAGATTGAAATTGCATTTAATTTATAgatttgagaaagagaaaaacatcctTAGACTTCCAGGATCTAGCTTTGGTGTTCTGTTGAACAGGAACAATTTCATAGAATATCTGACGAGGTCACTCTGTGATGtgagtaatgaaaacaaaagtaagatCATTCTGTACTCACCTGAACACTGACAAAAACGCAAATATTGTCCAAAACACAAATAATGAACATTCTTCTCTCTTGGATAATATAGTGACTGTTGCTACTTTACCAATTATAGTGTTAGCTTCCATATAGTTAATGTTTGTTAAGATATCCCATCATAGAAATACTCCTACTCTCTGAAGGCATCCAATCCAGAGAAAAGTCCCACTAATTTAAACGCTCTCTCAAATTCCCTAAAACACAAGACCAAATCCTAGAAATCCttcctgttgtttttcagttgctaagtcatgtcgtgctctttgcaactgcatggactgcaacacaccaggcttccctgtccttcagtatctcctggagtttgctcaaactcatgtccattgagtcggtgatgccattcaaccatctcatgctctgtcgcccccttctgctcctgccctcagtctttcccagcatgagggtctttttcaatgagtcagctcttcgcatcaggtggccaaagtattggagcttcagtttaagcagcatgaaaaggcagaaagcctTCCTAACACCCTCTTGCCGAGATACCCCACAGTGCAAAAGTAATAAGTATAGATGTGTTCCTGGTGATCTTTGGCTGAAGGGTACggacagtttttttcttttaatatttatttatttatttggctgtgctgcatctttgttgtggcatgcatgatactttattttcttttagttgcagcatgtgaattcTCAGCATGAGAACCCTCAACTGAGGTATGTGGgattcagttctctgaccagggattgaacccaggccccttgcaccgggagtgcagaatcttagccactggacccgcCAGGGTGGTTCCTTGACAGATACAAGTTTTGCTTTAGTTTTCTACTaaggtggttgttgttgttgttgttgttcagtagctaagtcatgtctgaccctttgcgaccccagggactgcagcacgccagtttcctctgtcctccaccatctcctggagtttgctcaaattcatgttcattgtgtcggtgatgttatctaaccatctcatcctctgccaaccccttttccttttgccttcaatctttcccagcatcagggccttttccaatgagttggctctttgcattaggctATTTATTTATGTCTCCTTTTATGTCTTATCTGTACAGTTGTGGGGTTtgcttttatacatattttaaagcttattcctagatatcttaTATTGTTTGTATTGCAAACAAGattctttttttccactttattactcttaattattatttatctatAGCGGAAGTTGGCAAACCTCTCATTTGGACTCTGACACAATTACTCAACTTTGTCATTGTAGCATAAAAATAGCCACAGACAGTATGTGAACTAATAAACCTGGCTGTGTTCCAGttaaactttatttgcaaaaacagACAGTGGGCTGGGTGGGGCCTGTCAGTGATAGTTTCCAGGAAAACTGTTGATTCttacatattaatttttaaaatttatttaattggaggctaattacaatattgtagtggtttttgccatacattgacatgaatcagccatgggtgtacatgtgtcccccaccctgaacccccctctcacctccctccccatcccattgctcagggtcatcccagtgcaccaaccctgccCGAGCGCCCTATCCTGTCTCATGCGTGGAACCCgaactggcaatctatttcacatatggtaatatacatgtttcaatgctattctctcaaatcattccatacttgccttctcccacagagttcaaaagtctgttctttacatctgtgtctcttttgctgtctctcatatagggtcatcgttaccatctttctaaattccatatatatgcattaatatactgtattggtgtttttctttctgacttacttcactctgtataataggctccagtttcatccaccttattagaactgattcaaatgcattctttttaatagttgagtaatattccatggtgtatatgtaccacaactttcttatccattcatctgctgatgggcatctaggttgcttccatgtcctggctattataaacagtgctgcgatgaacattggggtgcacgtgtctctttcagatctggattcctcagtgtgtatgcccagcagtgggattgctgggtcatatggcagttctatttccagttttttaagaagtctccacactgttctctatagtggctgtactagtttgcattcccaccaatagtgtaagagggttcccttttctccacaccctctccagcatttattgtttctagactttttgatagcagtcattctgactggcgtgagttggtacctcattgtggttttaattttcatttctctgattcttacatattaattttttaaacatatatctattgaattatttgtttttcctaatagttttgttttctttcctgggtCTCCCAGAATTAATTATCTCACTTTCAAATAATGATTATGATCATTTTACCCCCTCATTACATCACACGTCTTCTTTTCTAGCACATCAACAGacatcttttccttttccccaacACTTTCTTGGGAATTTCACCAATACTCATGAAGTTGCTTTTCAACTTGTTTATATATATCTTGTTAAAGCTGTACTactaaggttttttctttttaatcagttACTGTTTTTATTGCAGTAGActggctttacaatgttgtgttagcttttgttgttgtttccatcactaagtcatgtgtgactcttttgagaccccatgaacagtagcccaccaggctccgatgtccatggaatttcccaggcaagactactaggttgccatttccttttccataagggttttttaatttggaagtagatgtttgatttatttttacatttttggttttgttcagtTTCCCATAGTCTGGATTTTAGTGATTGCATTCTCATAGTGTTAGGTTTATCTGCCCTTATTTCCTGTAAATTAGTAATTAGATCTAGAAGCTTCATCAGATTCTTTTGGGGAGGGGGTGAGAAAGACTGCTTCAAGGGAGGCAGTGTGCTTATCCATCAGGAGGGACCTAATACCTCATGTTTCCCTTTTTCTGTGAAGTTAGCAGCCCTGGATGATCATTGACCAGCTGTTTCAATTCACTATGAGTTGCAAAATCGGTATTCTAAGTtcacatttcttcttcatttactttattcttgttgttcagtggctaagctgtgtctgactctttgagactgcatggactgcagcacaccaggtttccctgtccttaacgatctcccggagcttgctcagactcatcatgtccattgagtcggtgatgctgcccaaccatctcatcctctgttgcccccttctccttctgccctcagtctttctcagcatcagggtcttttccagtgagtcagctcttcacatcagttggccaaagaattggaccttcagcatcagtccttccaatgaatattcagggttaatttcctttaggattgactggtttgatcttcttgctgtccaaaggactctcaagaatcttctccagcaccacagtttgaaagcatcaattcttcagcactcagccttctttatggtccaactatcacatccatacatgactactggaaaaactatagctttgactatacagacttttgtcaacaaagtgatgtctctgctttttaatatgctgtctagatttgtcatagcttttcttccaaggagcaagtgtcatggctgcagtcactgtctgcagtgattttggagcccaataaattaaaatctatcactgttttcactttttccccatctatttgccatgaagtgatgggaccagatgccatttaCTAGAATAGTTCTAAAAGGAAAACTTCCCCTCATCAACTATTTGGTTCCCCCTTGAGTATAACAAGGGCACAATTACTGCTCGATACTTTCCTTGTATTTCTCAGTTTTTGAAATGACTTGTTCCCCTGTCATGCTTCCAtggtgactttttttaaaaaaaaagtattattattaactaatgtatttttaaattttgaatgctTCAGTTACTTCTGTTTGTTATTCGCATTGATCCTGAAATTGTCCCACCTTTTTCTAATGGGAACCTCTTCAAGTGAGCTTCTGAGTCTTTTAATGtgaccctagtattcttgcctggaaaatcccaggcaagacagaggaatctggcaggctgcagtccatggggtcacaaagagtcagacactacttagccactaaacagcaacaaaaagtagACTTTGATCGGTTTCCTTGTTTCCCAGAACCACAAGGTATTCGTGGGTTGTCTTGACTAGTTCCTGCTCCAGACTTGGAATCATCCAGGGATCCTTGGTTCCTTTTACTAAGAAGTGATATTTACTAATTCAGTTTCACACTAGATGTGCTCATGACTGCTAGATTGCTTCTAGATGTTTTCAGTGgacatttctaaatgttttccatgaaaatatgtatttttctctttcaaaaagaaaatacatcatGAGTTTATGCTATTATATCTAGGATTACGGggttttttgggcttccctggtagcttagtggtaaagaatttactgctaacgcaggagacacaggtttgatctctgatcttggaagatcccctagagaagaaaatggcaacccacttccagtattcttgcctggaaatcccaatggatagggagcctggtgggctagagtccatggggtcacaaagaattgaacgcaacttagcaactgaacaataacagaggGTTTTTACTAACCTCAATGCTCTTACCTCAGTATCTTTTTCTCCCACATGAAACATCC includes the following:
- the RNASEH2C gene encoding ribonuclease H2 subunit C isoform X3, translating into MENSYEESIDKRRVHLRPDTLRDPAPVSLHLLPCEVPVNRPTPVGRFFTPAIRLGPDGLEASFRGRSLRGEEVVVPPGFVGYVMTEEKAEVLVGKQNDHEREEQELVEPPEALERDFDRFMGATASFSSFTVWGLESIPGPDAKLRGALSWPTLAAAIHAQVPED
- the RNASEH2C gene encoding ribonuclease H2 subunit C isoform X2, with amino-acid sequence MENSYEESIDKRRVHLRPDTLRDPAPVSLHLLPCEVPVNRPTPVGRFFTPAIRLGPDGLEASFRGRSLRGEEVVVPPGFVGYVMTEEKAEVLVGKQNDHEREEQELVEPPEALERDFDRFMGATASFSSFTVWGLESIPGPDAKLRGALSWPTLAAAGPEMSPLFLEALLHPQSSQALCWSVAFLLSP
- the RNASEH2C gene encoding ribonuclease H2 subunit C isoform X1, whose protein sequence is MENSYEESIDKRRVHLRPDTLRDPAPVSLHLLPCEVPVNRPTPVGRFFTPAIRLGPDGLEASFRGRSLRGEEVVVPPGFVGYVMTEEKAEVLVGKQNDHEREEQELVEPPEALERDFDRFMGATASFSSFTVWGLESIPGPDAKLRGALSWPTLAAAELPGLLLLVSCLLPPGTEHISSVAPHTPRLHWV